Proteins from a single region of Nomascus leucogenys isolate Asia chromosome 2, Asia_NLE_v1, whole genome shotgun sequence:
- the TNFAIP8 gene encoding tumor necrosis factor alpha-induced protein 8 isoform X3, whose amino-acid sequence MATDVFNSKNLAVQAQKKILGKMVSKSIATTLIDDTSSEVLDELYRVTREYTQSKKEAEKIIKNLIKTVIKLAILYRNNQFNQDELALMEKFKKKVHQLAMTVVSFHQVDYTFDRNVLSRLLNECREMLHQIIQRHLTAKSHGRVNNVFDHFSDCEFLAALYNPFGNFKPHLQKLCDGINKMLDEENI is encoded by the coding sequence tggccaCGGATGTCTTTAATTCCAAAAACCTGGCCGTTCAGGCACAAAAGAAGATCTTGGGTAAAATGGTGTCCAAATCCATTGCCACCACCTTAATAGACGACACGAGTAGTGAGGTGCTGGATGAGCTCTACAGAGTGACCAGGGAGTACACCCAAAgcaagaaggaggcagagaagatCATCAAGAACCTCATCAAGACAGTCATCAAGCTGGCCATTCTTTATAGGAATAATCAGTTTAATCAAGATGAGCTAGCATTGATGGAGAAATTTAAGAAGAAAGTTCATCAACTTGCTATGACCGTGGTCAGTTTCCATCAGGTGGATTATACCTTTGACCGGAATGTGTTATCCAGGCTGTTAAATGAATGCAGAGAGATGCTGCACCAAATCATTCAGCGTCACCTCACTGCCAAGTCACATGGACGGGTTAATAATGTCTTTGATCATTTTTCAGATTGTGAATTTTTGGCTGCCTTGTATAATCCTTTTGGGAATTTTAAACCCCACTTACAAAAACTATGTGATGGTATCAACAAAATGTTGGATGAAGAAAACATATGA
- the TNFAIP8 gene encoding tumor necrosis factor alpha-induced protein 8 isoform X2 codes for MHSEAEESKEVATDVFNSKNLAVQAQKKILGKMVSKSIATTLIDDTSSEVLDELYRVTREYTQSKKEAEKIIKNLIKTVIKLAILYRNNQFNQDELALMEKFKKKVHQLAMTVVSFHQVDYTFDRNVLSRLLNECREMLHQIIQRHLTAKSHGRVNNVFDHFSDCEFLAALYNPFGNFKPHLQKLCDGINKMLDEENI; via the coding sequence tggccaCGGATGTCTTTAATTCCAAAAACCTGGCCGTTCAGGCACAAAAGAAGATCTTGGGTAAAATGGTGTCCAAATCCATTGCCACCACCTTAATAGACGACACGAGTAGTGAGGTGCTGGATGAGCTCTACAGAGTGACCAGGGAGTACACCCAAAgcaagaaggaggcagagaagatCATCAAGAACCTCATCAAGACAGTCATCAAGCTGGCCATTCTTTATAGGAATAATCAGTTTAATCAAGATGAGCTAGCATTGATGGAGAAATTTAAGAAGAAAGTTCATCAACTTGCTATGACCGTGGTCAGTTTCCATCAGGTGGATTATACCTTTGACCGGAATGTGTTATCCAGGCTGTTAAATGAATGCAGAGAGATGCTGCACCAAATCATTCAGCGTCACCTCACTGCCAAGTCACATGGACGGGTTAATAATGTCTTTGATCATTTTTCAGATTGTGAATTTTTGGCTGCCTTGTATAATCCTTTTGGGAATTTTAAACCCCACTTACAAAAACTATGTGATGGTATCAACAAAATGTTGGATGAAGAAAACATATGA
- the TNFAIP8 gene encoding tumor necrosis factor alpha-induced protein 8 isoform X4: MVSKSIATTLIDDTSSEVLDELYRVTREYTQSKKEAEKIIKNLIKTVIKLAILYRNNQFNQDELALMEKFKKKVHQLAMTVVSFHQVDYTFDRNVLSRLLNECREMLHQIIQRHLTAKSHGRVNNVFDHFSDCEFLAALYNPFGNFKPHLQKLCDGINKMLDEENI; the protein is encoded by the coding sequence ATGGTGTCCAAATCCATTGCCACCACCTTAATAGACGACACGAGTAGTGAGGTGCTGGATGAGCTCTACAGAGTGACCAGGGAGTACACCCAAAgcaagaaggaggcagagaagatCATCAAGAACCTCATCAAGACAGTCATCAAGCTGGCCATTCTTTATAGGAATAATCAGTTTAATCAAGATGAGCTAGCATTGATGGAGAAATTTAAGAAGAAAGTTCATCAACTTGCTATGACCGTGGTCAGTTTCCATCAGGTGGATTATACCTTTGACCGGAATGTGTTATCCAGGCTGTTAAATGAATGCAGAGAGATGCTGCACCAAATCATTCAGCGTCACCTCACTGCCAAGTCACATGGACGGGTTAATAATGTCTTTGATCATTTTTCAGATTGTGAATTTTTGGCTGCCTTGTATAATCCTTTTGGGAATTTTAAACCCCACTTACAAAAACTATGTGATGGTATCAACAAAATGTTGGATGAAGAAAACATATGA